The sequence ATTGCTATCGATTTTCGTTATCAAGGCAGCCCATGTCATGAAACGCCGCGACCTGTTGCCGGGATTGGTGAGGCTGCATGTGCTTCGACACGCCGGTGAACAGAAAATCTACGGCCAGCGGATGATCGAGGAACTGCAGCACGGCTGTCGGCTTTCGGCGGCACGCTCTATGCCCAGGCTGTGCAAGATGTAGCGGGACGGTTATCTCTTGTGAAGGATTGGCACTCGCGGTTCGAGAGTCACTGGAGAGACAATGACAAATGAGTAACCCGGCAACCGACGTGAAGGCAATGACAAACCGGCAGGGGAGCGCGGGCGAAGTCTTTGTCGCTTTTCTGAAGTTGGGGCTCACATCGTTCGGCGGGCCGATCGCCCATCTCGGCTACTTCCGCGACGAACTCGTCGTGCGCCGGCGCTGGATCGACGAGAAGGGCTATGCGGATCTCGTGGCCCTGTGTCAGTTCTTGCCGGGACCGGCGTCCAGCCAAGTCGGCTTCGCCCTGGGTCTCCTCCGTGGCGGTCCGCTCGGGGCGGCGGCTGCCTGGGCCGCCTTCACGCTCCCATCTGCGCTGCTGCTGGTGCTGTTCGCCCTAGGGGCAACCGCCTTCGGCGGTCCGATCGGCTCCGGCGTCATTCACGGACTGAAGGTCGTGGCGGTCGCAATCGTCGCACAGGCTGTCTGGGGCATGGCCAGGAATCTCTGCCCGGACAGGGAACGCGCCAGCATTGCCCTTGCCGCCGTGTTGATCGTGATAATCTTCGCAGGCTCGCTTGGGCAGATCACTGCAATCTTCGCCGGCGGCCTCGCCGGACTGTGGCTGTGCCGGGCCAAAGGAGAGGCAATTACGGGGCATGTAAGGTTTCCCGTGTCGCACAAAGCGGGCGCGGTCGCCCTGGTTCTGTTCTTCGCCCTGCTCGTCGGCTCACCTCTGCTAGTGGCGGCGACTTCATCGCAAGCTCTCGCCGTCTTCGATTCCTTCTTTCGGGCGGGATCGCTGGTGTTTGGCGGGGGGCACGTCGTGTTGCCGCTGTTGGAGGCGGAGGTCGTCCGCCCAGGTTGGGTGACGGCCGATCAGTTCCTGGCTGGATATGGAGCGGCACAGGCTGTGCCGGGGCCGCTCTTCACCTTCGCGGCCTACCTCGGCACGGCGCTCGGTCCGGAGCCGAACGGGCCGCTCGGGGCAACCATTGCCCTCATCGCCGTCTTCGTGCCGGGCTTCCTTTTGCTGATCGGCTTTATTCCCTTCTGGGATGCATTCCGGGCGCAGCCGACCGCCCAGGCTCTCATGCGCGGCGCCAACGCCGCGGTCGTCGGAATCCTTGGTGCAGCACTTTACCAACCGGTCTGGACGAGCGCGATCATCGGGCCACACGAGTTCGCGCTGGCGCTGACATGCTTCGTTCTTCTCATGGCCTGGAAGTCTCCGCCTTGGGTCGTGGTGATCGTCGCCGCAATCGGCGGAGTGCTGATCGGCTTCGGGTAAAGGCAATTCGACGTGATGGACTATCTGCTCCTCGCCGCCTCGGGATTCATCGCCTGGATCGTTTCGACGATTGGCGGCGGGGGTGGCGCCATGCTCCTGGTGCCGCTCATCGGGTTCATCGCCGGTGCACAAGCCGTCGCTCCGGTGGCCGCAGTCGCCACGCTTGTTGCGGGAGGCGGACGCGCTTTGGTGTTTTTCCAGGACATCGAGTGGCGCGTCGTAGCCTGGGGACTGCCCGGTGCAGCCCTCGGCGGCATCCTCGGTGCTGCGGTCTTCTCGAACACTTCGGCGGAATGGCTTCAGATAGTCATCGGCCTGTTCCTGATCTCCACAATATTCCAGTACGGATTCGGCCGGCGGGAAAGGACCTTTGCAGTTGCGACCTGGTGGTTCTTCCCGGCAGAGCTCGTCGTCGGATTCCTCTCCGGTCTGATCGGCGCCATGGGGCCGATCCTGAACTCTCTCTACCTCAATGCCGGCATAACCAAGGAAAAGATGGTCGGGACAAAGACTGCGATCTCCTTTCCCATGCATCTCGTGAAGATCGGCGCATACACCGCTTTCGGAACGTTGACGGGTGAACTGCTGTTGTTCGGCATTGCGGCCGGACTGGGAGCCCTCGTCTCCAACTGGGTGGCCAAACGCATGCTGAAGGGCATGAGCGAACTGAACTTCCGAGCGATCGTTGTCGGCTTCATGGCAATCAGCGGAGCACTCATGATCTGGGAGCAAAGAGAGGCGCTGCTCCAGACTTTTGGGGGAAGCGGCTGAAAGGATCCCGCGGCGGGCAATCCCCGAAGCCTAACTTCCCAGACGGCCGCGCCAGCATCGGCGGGCGTCCGGCTCAGCACGCCTGCGTTTTCGAACCAGTGATACCGGCAAAGAAACCGCAGCTAAAAACATTTCAGAGGAGAGAGGCGCCGGAGCCGGCGCCTCAAACATGGTCAAGCGTCCAGTCGATCAGCCGATCAGGGCGTTGTTGTCGCGCTTAATGGCGATTACCGTCGAGCGCGGCAATTTGCCATCGCCGTCCGGGAAGGGAGCGTCGGGGTGCTGGATGCCAACGAACATGGTGCGCTTGTCCGCGGACCAGGTCATGCCGGTGACTTCGGCACCCTTCGGGCTCGTGAGGAAGCGCTCTATGCGGCCGGTGGCAGGGTCGCCCGCGAGCATCTGATTGTTGCCCTGACCCAGGAATTCGCCTTCGTTGGTGTCTTCACCGTCCGTCTGGATCCAAAGGAGGCCGGTGGAGTCGAACATCATGCCGTCCGGCGAGTTGAACATGTTGCCGGAGTTGATGTTGGACGAACCGGCATAGGCGTCGCCCCTATGGACGTCCGGATTGCCGGCCATGACGAACAAGTCCCACTTGAACTTGCCATCGGCATGGTCATCGTTGTCCGGATACCAGCGGACAATCTGGCCATATTCGTTCTTTTCGCGCGGGTTGACGCCGCCGACAGGCATTTCGTCGCCCCCGGCATTCTTCTTGACGCCACGATTGGTGTTGTTGGTGAGTGCACAATAGGCTTCGATCGCGACGGGGTTGATTGCAACCCACTCCGGACGGTCCATGGTGGTAGCGCCGACCTTCGAGGCGGCCTGCCGGGTGAAGACGCATATTTCGTCCATCTTCATGCCGGTCGTTTCGGGAGTGAGGGCCAGCCATTCGCCATTGCCGTCGTCGGAGAACCTGGCGACATAGAGCGTGCCTTCATCGAGCAGCTTGGAGGTATTGCCGCCTGGGACATAGATGCCGTTCGAGACATATTTATAAAGGAATTCGCCACGTTCGTCGTCGCCCATGTAGACGACCACGCGACCGTCGCGTGCGATCACGACAGCGGCGTTTTCATGCTTGATGCGGCCGAGCGCCGTGCGCTTGACCGGGGTCGACGACGCATCCGACGGATCGATTTCCACGACGTAGCCGGCGCGACGCGGTTCGTTCGGGTTCTTCGAGACGTCAAAACGGGGATCGAAGGCCTCGTAGCCATAACGGGTCTCGGCTGCGATGCCATAGCGCTTGAAGTCGTCGGGCATCGCGAAGTTCGGGTCGGTGGAACCGAAGTAGCCGTTGAAGTTTTCCTCACAGGTGAGATAGGTGCCCCACGGCGTCCTGCCCGCGCCGCAGTTGTTGAAGGTCCCGAGACAGTCGGTGCCGCTCGGATCAGCTTCAGTCTTGAGAAGATCGGATCCGGCGGCTGGACCGGAGATCTTCATCGGCGTCAGATGAGTAATGCGGCGGTTGAAGGGGCTGTCGAGCACGATTTCCCAGCCGTTCTCACCTTCGGCGACCTCCATTACGGTGACGCCCTGCAGGTTTTGCAGGATCTTCACGTCGTCGGCGCTCTTGGGCATGCCCTTTTCATTATTCGGAAGATTGGTTTCATTGTTGACGTATTCGTGGTTGACGGCAATGACCTGATGGCCGCCGACCACGAACAGTTCCATGCCGTCGGTGTTTTCACCGAAGACTTTGTCGGCGTTCTCGACGCTGACGCCGTTGGCCGGGTCGAGATCCGGAACATTCGAAAACAACGGCTGGCCCCACTTCGCGAGCGGCTTCCAGGAATAGCCTTCCGGAACGTGAACCGTACCGTCGGTGGCGATCGGAATTGGCTTGAACGGGAAGCGGGAAGCGGCTTCCTGAGCCTGCGCCGAGGTGGAGTTCATCAGGCTGCCGAGCGTGCCCATGGCTGCAGCGGCGGAGCCGATGGCGAGTACACCGCCAAGAAAGCCGCGGCGTGAAATGGCCGCTTCGATCACCCGATCGAAGTCGGTTTCGGCCGGAGGCGGATTCTGCAGTTCGTCCCATTCGTCCCAGGACAGCTTGTTCTTGTCGATCTCGGTCACGGCTTTCTCCATCGTTGCTTATCCGAACAATTCCGACGATGGGGCGTATCGTTGTTAAATTACATTCATATGACGGGAGCGACAGCCTCGCTCTCAACGTCAGCAAAGCCTGGACTACGGCACTTGGTTCGAACCTGGACCCCGAAAGGTGATCCAAGCGCACAGAAAGGCCCGCAACCGGCAAGATAAATCGCGGTGTCGTTGAGCCAGACCGCAATCCGCTTGAATGCAGATGCCCTCCCCCGTGATAGCGCGTTAAGCCTCCATTAGCGTAGCAGCATGTACGTTCACGACGCAGCGCGCCGCGGGCATGATGCCTCCTGCTTCTCCGGCCTGACGGACCGAGGAATTCTTACAATAATCCCCCGCAGGTATCATCCCATGCACAGGAATACACTCTCGGAAAGCCGCCAGACACAGCTACTGGTGCTGCTCGTCGCTGCTGTGTTCATCTTGGTCGCCGCCGCACTCGCCGGACTGGTTGCGGGCTCGATCGCTACCCTCACGACGACGGCCGATGACATCGATGACCAAAGAGCCCTGCAAGCTACGTCGGGAGCGGTGCAGGCGCTTCGCAAGCAGATGGCGGCGACCCTGCGCGACAACGCGTACTGGGACGATGCATATGCCGAGGTGAGCGCCGATACGCGCGCCGACTGGATTATTGAAAACTGGGCGTCGACCTCCGCCGACTACCCTCTTTATGACACCGCCATCGTTGTCGATAGCCGGAATCTGCCGGTTGTCGCATACCGCAAAGGCGTTCCGATGGACGTCATGCCGAGCGAATCCGTTGACGACTTCCAAGCATTGCTCGACGCGGCGAGACGGGTGAAGATGTCCGACGAAGTTCCGGTGCATTTCGCACGCTCCTCCGCCGGAACCGAACTTATCGGCGCGGCCGCGATTCAACCGTTCGAAAGCGATGAGTCACTCGACCCGGGAGATTTCCATGTGCTCGTATTCGCAAAGCTGATTACCCCGGCCGTCGTGGCCGAGGTGTCCGGCAGTTTCGCAATTGCGGACCTGCGTCTTGAATTGAAGCCTTCGGCGGGACGATTGGCCGTTGCATTGAAAGATGTGTCGTCCAAGGATATCGCCTATTTCACCTGGCCTTCGATGGCCCCAGGCACAAAGAGCTACGAGAAGATCGACGGCGACCTGCGAACCGCAGGCGCGATTTTAGTCCTGTTTCTCTGCGCCATCGGTTTCGCGGGTGGCATAACGGTCCGCAATCTGCGCAAAAGCGAACACGCTTCGCGACATCGCGCCCTGCATGATCCTC is a genomic window of Sinorhizobium arboris LMG 14919 containing:
- a CDS encoding PhoX family protein, translating into MTEIDKNKLSWDEWDELQNPPPAETDFDRVIEAAISRRGFLGGVLAIGSAAAAMGTLGSLMNSTSAQAQEAASRFPFKPIPIATDGTVHVPEGYSWKPLAKWGQPLFSNVPDLDPANGVSVENADKVFGENTDGMELFVVGGHQVIAVNHEYVNNETNLPNNEKGMPKSADDVKILQNLQGVTVMEVAEGENGWEIVLDSPFNRRITHLTPMKISGPAAGSDLLKTEADPSGTDCLGTFNNCGAGRTPWGTYLTCEENFNGYFGSTDPNFAMPDDFKRYGIAAETRYGYEAFDPRFDVSKNPNEPRRAGYVVEIDPSDASSTPVKRTALGRIKHENAAVVIARDGRVVVYMGDDERGEFLYKYVSNGIYVPGGNTSKLLDEGTLYVARFSDDGNGEWLALTPETTGMKMDEICVFTRQAASKVGATTMDRPEWVAINPVAIEAYCALTNNTNRGVKKNAGGDEMPVGGVNPREKNEYGQIVRWYPDNDDHADGKFKWDLFVMAGNPDVHRGDAYAGSSNINSGNMFNSPDGMMFDSTGLLWIQTDGEDTNEGEFLGQGNNQMLAGDPATGRIERFLTSPKGAEVTGMTWSADKRTMFVGIQHPDAPFPDGDGKLPRSTVIAIKRDNNALIG
- a CDS encoding TSUP family transporter; translation: MMDYLLLAASGFIAWIVSTIGGGGGAMLLVPLIGFIAGAQAVAPVAAVATLVAGGGRALVFFQDIEWRVVAWGLPGAALGGILGAAVFSNTSAEWLQIVIGLFLISTIFQYGFGRRERTFAVATWWFFPAELVVGFLSGLIGAMGPILNSLYLNAGITKEKMVGTKTAISFPMHLVKIGAYTAFGTLTGELLLFGIAAGLGALVSNWVAKRMLKGMSELNFRAIVVGFMAISGALMIWEQREALLQTFGGSG
- the chrA gene encoding chromate efflux transporter; the protein is MSNPATDVKAMTNRQGSAGEVFVAFLKLGLTSFGGPIAHLGYFRDELVVRRRWIDEKGYADLVALCQFLPGPASSQVGFALGLLRGGPLGAAAAWAAFTLPSALLLVLFALGATAFGGPIGSGVIHGLKVVAVAIVAQAVWGMARNLCPDRERASIALAAVLIVIIFAGSLGQITAIFAGGLAGLWLCRAKGEAITGHVRFPVSHKAGAVALVLFFALLVGSPLLVAATSSQALAVFDSFFRAGSLVFGGGHVVLPLLEAEVVRPGWVTADQFLAGYGAAQAVPGPLFTFAAYLGTALGPEPNGPLGATIALIAVFVPGFLLLIGFIPFWDAFRAQPTAQALMRGANAAVVGILGAALYQPVWTSAIIGPHEFALALTCFVLLMAWKSPPWVVVIVAAIGGVLIGFG